The Methylomonas montana genome has a window encoding:
- a CDS encoding efflux RND transporter permease subunit: MKEFNLSEWVLKHRSFTGFMLALVVLGGMFAYHMLGQQEDPPFTFRIMVVKTLYPGATALEVEQQLTDRLEKKIQELPNLDYLRSYSKPGESVIFVTPREDTLPKDIPTLWYQVRKKVDDIRMTLPPGSIGPFFNDEFGDTYSLIYAFSGEGFSYADLKLAADSVRQQLLRVKDVEKVDLIGVQDEKIFVEFSDKKLAELGLDTAAVAQALQAQNGMTPAGTVFSAQRNLPIRLTGSFDSADSVANMAVRIANRTFKVKDFAQVTRGYIDPAEFKMRFNGKPALGLGVTMNKKGNVIDLGKNLEDTLAGIKNELPLGMDVEPVANQAHVVKNQMAEFGRTFFEALATVLVVSFLSLGWRTGSVVALTVPLVLAATLLVMLLCGIDLQRISLGALILALGLLVDDAMIAVEMMARKLEEGWDRMRAATYAYTATAFPMLTGTLITIAGFLPVGLAQSSAGEYTVAIFQVVGISLILSWIGAVVFTPYLGFLILKVHANADGPVHDLFDTPFYNRLRRWVDACVAHRKKVIFATLALFGLGVVALAHVPEQFFPLSNRPEVIVDLWLPEGSSFEQTEAAAKRMEDLLAKDEDVEHVASYIGSGTPRFFMLIVQQLANTNLAELVVMTQDNAARERVMQHVQQILETDFPAVRGRVKRLNVGPPMDYPLAFRVLGENPHIVRGIAERVAEVVRNHPGTVDVNDDWHDRMPSFRLALDQDKARAIGVSTASLSQALQAHYTGIPVGQLREQDKLIDIVWRASPELRTAADELPEVAVRTANGKSVSLSQFVKFETVFEDGVRWRRNRFPTISVRADVADGKMAPDVAAEIVPKLKPIQDSLPAGYFIETGGSKEDAVNAQKSILIWIPLVLIVTLILLMMQLQNLSRTFMVFSTAPLGVIGAAFALLLFRAPFGFVALLGILALAGMIMRNSVILVDQIDQDEKSGLDTWSAIVESTVRRFRPIMLTAAAAILAMIPLSRNDFFGPQAIAIMGGLTVATVLTVFFLPALYAAWFRVERAPTDNTDGRLG; this comes from the coding sequence ATGAAAGAGTTCAACCTCAGCGAATGGGTGCTCAAGCATCGCTCCTTCACCGGCTTTATGCTGGCATTGGTGGTGCTCGGCGGGATGTTCGCGTATCACATGCTGGGCCAGCAGGAAGATCCACCGTTCACGTTTCGAATCATGGTGGTTAAAACCCTCTACCCCGGCGCCACAGCACTGGAAGTGGAACAGCAGTTGACCGATAGGCTGGAAAAGAAAATCCAGGAACTGCCTAACCTGGATTACCTGCGCAGTTATTCGAAACCCGGCGAATCGGTGATTTTCGTCACCCCTCGCGAGGATACGCTGCCCAAGGACATCCCTACGCTTTGGTATCAGGTGCGCAAGAAGGTCGACGACATTCGCATGACGTTGCCGCCCGGCAGCATAGGGCCGTTTTTCAACGACGAATTCGGCGATACCTATAGCCTGATCTACGCCTTTTCCGGGGAGGGTTTTAGTTATGCCGATCTGAAGTTGGCTGCCGATTCGGTGCGCCAACAATTGTTGCGGGTCAAGGATGTCGAGAAGGTCGACCTGATCGGCGTACAGGACGAAAAGATTTTCGTCGAGTTTTCCGACAAAAAGCTGGCCGAACTGGGCCTGGATACGGCGGCGGTTGCCCAGGCCTTGCAGGCACAGAACGGCATGACGCCGGCCGGCACGGTATTTTCCGCGCAACGCAATCTACCGATACGCCTGACCGGCTCGTTCGACTCGGCGGACAGCGTCGCCAATATGGCGGTACGCATCGCTAATCGCACCTTCAAGGTCAAAGATTTTGCCCAGGTGACGCGCGGCTATATCGATCCCGCGGAATTCAAGATGCGCTTCAACGGCAAACCGGCCCTCGGCCTCGGCGTGACGATGAACAAGAAAGGCAACGTGATCGACCTGGGAAAAAACCTGGAGGACACGCTGGCCGGCATCAAAAACGAATTGCCCTTAGGCATGGACGTAGAGCCGGTCGCCAATCAAGCGCATGTGGTTAAAAACCAGATGGCGGAATTCGGCCGTACTTTCTTCGAAGCCCTGGCTACCGTGTTGGTGGTGAGCTTTTTAAGCCTGGGCTGGCGCACCGGTTCCGTGGTGGCGCTGACCGTGCCGCTGGTGTTGGCAGCCACCTTGCTGGTCATGCTGCTGTGCGGCATCGATCTGCAACGTATTTCGTTAGGGGCTTTGATTCTGGCGTTGGGCTTGCTGGTGGACGATGCGATGATTGCCGTCGAGATGATGGCCCGCAAGCTGGAAGAAGGTTGGGATCGGATGCGCGCCGCGACCTATGCGTATACTGCCACGGCCTTTCCGATGCTGACCGGCACCTTGATCACCATCGCCGGTTTTTTGCCGGTGGGTTTGGCGCAATCCTCGGCCGGTGAATATACCGTGGCGATTTTTCAGGTGGTCGGCATTTCGCTGATACTGTCCTGGATAGGCGCGGTGGTGTTCACCCCCTATTTGGGATTTTTGATCCTCAAGGTGCATGCCAACGCCGACGGTCCGGTCCACGACTTGTTCGATACGCCGTTCTACAACCGATTGCGCCGCTGGGTGGATGCCTGCGTGGCGCACCGTAAGAAAGTGATTTTCGCCACGCTGGCTTTGTTCGGTCTCGGTGTCGTGGCGTTAGCCCATGTCCCCGAACAGTTCTTCCCGTTGTCCAACCGCCCGGAAGTCATCGTCGACCTGTGGCTACCGGAAGGTAGTTCCTTCGAGCAAACCGAAGCCGCCGCTAAGCGCATGGAAGATTTACTGGCTAAGGATGAGGATGTGGAACATGTCGCCAGCTATATCGGCAGCGGCACGCCGAGATTTTTCATGCTGATCGTGCAGCAACTGGCGAATACCAATCTGGCCGAATTGGTGGTGATGACCCAGGATAATGCGGCGCGCGAACGGGTGATGCAGCACGTCCAGCAGATTCTTGAGACGGATTTCCCGGCTGTGCGCGGCCGGGTGAAGCGCCTGAATGTCGGGCCGCCGATGGATTATCCCTTGGCATTCCGGGTGCTCGGCGAAAACCCCCACATCGTGCGCGGCATTGCCGAGCGGGTAGCCGAAGTCGTGCGCAACCATCCCGGCACCGTGGATGTCAATGACGACTGGCATGATCGAATGCCTTCGTTTCGGCTGGCATTGGATCAGGACAAGGCCCGTGCTATCGGGGTTTCGACGGCCAGCTTGTCGCAAGCCTTGCAGGCGCATTACACCGGCATCCCGGTCGGGCAATTGCGCGAGCAGGATAAATTGATCGACATCGTCTGGCGGGCCAGTCCCGAATTGCGCACCGCCGCTGACGAATTGCCAGAGGTTGCTGTTCGCACCGCTAATGGCAAGTCGGTATCGTTGTCGCAGTTCGTCAAGTTCGAAACCGTATTCGAGGACGGCGTGCGTTGGCGGCGCAACCGTTTCCCAACCATTTCGGTGCGCGCCGACGTGGCCGACGGCAAGATGGCCCCGGACGTGGCGGCGGAAATCGTCCCGAAACTTAAACCCATACAGGATAGTCTGCCGGCCGGTTATTTCATCGAAACCGGTGGTTCCAAGGAAGATGCAGTGAACGCGCAAAAGTCTATCCTGATCTGGATTCCGCTGGTGCTGATCGTCACGCTGATCTTGTTGATGATGCAGTTGCAGAATCTGTCCAGGACTTTCATGGTGTTCAGCACCGCGCCGTTGGGCGTGATCGGCGCCGCCTTCGCCTTGCTGCTGTTCCGGGCGCCGTTCGGTTTCGTGGCCTTGCTTGGCATTCTGGCGCTGGCCGGCATGATCATGCGCAACTCGGTGATTCTGGTGGATCAAATCGATCAGGACGAAAAGTCAGGGCTCGACACCTGGTCGGCCATTGTCGAATCGACGGTGCGACGGTTCCGGCCGATCATGTTGACCGCGGCGGCGGCCATCCTGGCGATGATACCTCTGTCGCGCAACGACTTCTTCGGCCCGCAGGCCATCGCCATCATGGGCGGGCTGACGGTGGCGACTGTGTTGACGGTGTTCTTCCTGCCGGCGCTGTATGCGGCTTGGTTCAGGGTGGAGCGTGCGCCGACGGACAATACGGACGGCAGGTTAGGCTAA
- a CDS encoding efflux transporter outer membrane subunit: MNYRYLTPLTLLSLVSLIACTPTRVGDQVALNSPATWQHVANAETAQTTEAVDLKTWWQGFNDPLLNELIDKALAANHDLKIATARVREASAMVTVAEAALYPSLDFSISGGREKRIDRIVGVPSGQGIKLITPTADAVSGGLAARWEIDLFGGRHLEAEAAAAQAEGNQEGLHAAQVGLLAQVATNYLELRGEQQRIGILQSNIDLQRERLRTLQVFLKAGLANEADMARQQTLLQGTEASLPGLANAEKNLIHRLGVLLGEPPESLEKRLAVVGPLPKQAPAIPNQLPADLLAQRPDLRLAQTEVSAAAASLGSARADLYPKLVLSASGGLGALAVGGFPSLAETVYALGSGLSAPIFNAGRIRAHIAAADARLEQVAADYEKTFLLALEDVENAFVAHHSATDSFSRLTEAEASAEKAYRLVDALYKRGAGNYLAVLDAQRSKLAVSDERAKAETAVSVAMVSLYRAFGGGWTIASSDRGIDVIGGG, encoded by the coding sequence ATGAATTATCGATATTTAACACCGCTAACCCTTCTGTCCCTAGTTAGTCTAATCGCCTGTACGCCGACCCGCGTCGGCGACCAAGTAGCACTCAATAGCCCGGCAACATGGCAGCATGTAGCTAATGCCGAAACCGCCCAAACCACCGAAGCGGTTGACCTGAAGACTTGGTGGCAAGGTTTCAACGATCCCTTGTTGAATGAATTGATAGACAAAGCCTTGGCCGCCAACCACGATCTGAAGATCGCTACCGCTCGCGTCCGCGAAGCCAGCGCGATGGTGACCGTCGCCGAAGCGGCGCTGTACCCCAGCCTCGATTTCTCAATCTCCGGCGGGCGGGAAAAACGTATCGACCGCATCGTCGGCGTTCCCAGCGGGCAAGGCATCAAATTGATTACGCCTACCGCCGATGCGGTCAGCGGTGGACTGGCGGCGCGCTGGGAAATCGACTTGTTCGGCGGCCGGCATTTGGAAGCGGAAGCCGCCGCCGCGCAAGCCGAAGGCAATCAGGAAGGCTTACATGCGGCGCAAGTGGGTCTACTGGCTCAGGTGGCGACAAACTATCTGGAGCTGCGCGGCGAGCAGCAACGTATCGGCATTCTGCAAAGCAATATCGACTTGCAGCGCGAACGATTAAGGACTTTGCAGGTATTTCTTAAAGCCGGGCTGGCTAACGAGGCGGATATGGCCCGTCAGCAAACCTTGCTGCAGGGCACCGAAGCTTCGCTGCCGGGACTGGCCAACGCCGAGAAAAACCTGATCCATCGTTTGGGCGTATTGCTGGGCGAGCCGCCGGAAAGTCTGGAAAAGCGGCTAGCCGTCGTCGGTCCATTGCCGAAGCAAGCGCCGGCCATACCGAACCAGCTGCCCGCCGATTTACTCGCGCAACGTCCCGATTTGCGTTTGGCGCAAACCGAAGTCAGCGCGGCGGCGGCCAGCCTGGGTTCGGCGCGGGCCGATCTCTATCCTAAGCTGGTGCTGTCGGCCAGCGGCGGTCTCGGCGCGCTGGCAGTCGGCGGTTTTCCGAGCCTGGCCGAGACCGTTTATGCCTTGGGCTCGGGCCTTTCCGCGCCTATCTTCAACGCCGGACGCATCCGCGCTCATATTGCCGCAGCCGATGCGCGGCTGGAGCAAGTCGCGGCCGATTACGAGAAAACTTTTTTGCTGGCCCTGGAAGACGTGGAAAACGCCTTCGTCGCGCATCATTCCGCTACCGATAGCTTCAGCCGATTGACCGAAGCGGAAGCCTCGGCGGAAAAAGCTTACCGGCTGGTCGATGCATTGTATAAGCGCGGTGCGGGCAATTATCTCGCGGTTCTGGATGCCCAGCGCAGCAAACTGGCCGTCAGCGACGAACGCGCAAAAGCCGAAACAGCGGTCAGCGTGGCGATGGTGTCGCTGTACCGAGCGTTTGGTGGCGGCTGGACAATTGCTTCATCGGATCGTGGTATCGACGTGATCGGCGGCGGGTAG
- a CDS encoding alpha-keto acid decarboxylase family protein, with translation MSNSDITVADYLIFRLKEIGVDHLFGVPGDFVLGFFNQILKSDLAYVGTCNELNAAYAADGYARIRGVGAFSSTYGVGELSAINGVAGAFAERVPIVVITGSPATINFRNRPLLHHTLGDYQIPLRIYEKITAASTELVSAEMAPAEIDRVLSVCLSHQQPVYISLPADVVLMKCRYPEAFRFPPDLGSDPDVLEEAINEATEMLKNADKPVVIGDVELIRFKLQKQFADFIDKTGFPYTTMMLGKSVLSEQHPQFIGLYQGERSRDYVKNRVESADCILQLGALLTDFNTGGFTAELDEVKTISVNIRSVRIKHHVYENVSLHDFILGLTENLARRDSATLDIQSATDGCVHRRSEKYFADGQKPLTIKRFFDRMSHFIEDDAIVVAETGVSLFSAAELLMPKGVTFIGQTFYGSIGYSIGATLGAAMAAKARQVVLFVGDGSFQVTGQDLSTIIRNHLKPVIFLINNDGYTIERVISDHSYNDLQPWKYHKLVEVFGGGMGFDVHTEAELEEALATAATSDQLMFIEIHTGRLDCPESLVSAGQAMAMTNQLA, from the coding sequence ATGAGCAATTCAGATATCACCGTTGCGGATTACCTGATATTCCGACTGAAAGAGATAGGCGTGGATCACCTGTTTGGTGTACCGGGCGACTTCGTACTGGGATTTTTCAATCAGATTTTGAAAAGCGACCTAGCCTATGTCGGTACCTGTAATGAACTCAACGCAGCCTATGCGGCTGACGGCTACGCCCGAATCCGAGGTGTTGGCGCTTTTTCTTCAACGTATGGCGTGGGTGAACTGAGTGCCATCAACGGCGTGGCGGGCGCATTCGCGGAGAGAGTGCCCATAGTGGTGATCACCGGCTCTCCAGCGACGATTAATTTCCGCAATCGGCCTTTGTTGCATCACACCTTAGGCGATTATCAGATTCCACTGCGAATATACGAAAAAATTACGGCCGCCTCGACCGAACTGGTTTCTGCTGAGATGGCGCCAGCCGAGATCGACAGAGTGCTATCGGTGTGTCTTTCTCATCAACAACCAGTCTATATCAGCCTTCCCGCTGATGTGGTATTGATGAAATGCCGTTATCCTGAGGCGTTCCGGTTCCCGCCTGACCTCGGTAGCGATCCTGATGTACTTGAAGAGGCGATCAACGAAGCCACGGAGATGCTGAAAAATGCAGATAAACCCGTGGTGATCGGCGATGTGGAGCTGATACGTTTTAAACTGCAAAAACAATTCGCCGACTTTATCGACAAAACCGGATTTCCCTATACCACCATGATGTTGGGCAAAAGCGTTCTGTCAGAACAGCACCCACAATTCATCGGTTTATATCAGGGAGAACGGAGCCGCGATTACGTAAAAAATCGAGTCGAGTCTGCCGACTGCATATTACAACTAGGGGCATTGCTCACTGACTTTAATACCGGTGGTTTTACCGCCGAGCTTGATGAGGTGAAAACAATCAGCGTCAACATTCGTTCCGTCAGGATCAAACATCATGTTTACGAGAACGTGTCGCTCCATGATTTTATCCTTGGGCTAACCGAAAATCTTGCCCGACGCGATTCGGCAACCCTGGATATTCAATCGGCAACCGATGGCTGTGTCCATCGCCGTTCCGAAAAATACTTTGCTGATGGCCAAAAACCGCTGACCATCAAGCGATTCTTCGATCGCATGAGTCATTTTATTGAAGACGATGCGATTGTCGTTGCAGAAACGGGAGTGTCTCTATTTAGTGCGGCCGAATTGCTAATGCCCAAAGGCGTCACCTTTATAGGGCAAACCTTTTATGGTTCTATCGGCTACAGCATCGGTGCCACCCTAGGTGCCGCTATGGCAGCAAAAGCCAGGCAGGTCGTGCTATTTGTGGGGGATGGTTCTTTTCAAGTAACCGGCCAGGATCTGTCAACGATAATTCGCAACCATCTCAAGCCCGTGATCTTTCTGATCAATAATGACGGCTACACGATAGAGCGAGTCATTAGCGATCATTCCTATAATGATCTCCAGCCCTGGAAATATCACAAACTGGTAGAGGTGTTTGGCGGTGGAATGGGTTTTGATGTCCACACCGAAGCAGAGCTTGAAGAGGCACTGGCGACAGCCGCTACGTCTGATCAATTGATGTTCATCGAAATTCACACTGGCCGACTAGACTGCCCCGAGTCGCTGGTTAGCGCGGGGCAGGCTATGGCAATGACTAATCAGTTAGCGTAA
- a CDS encoding DUF2171 domain-containing protein yields the protein MINPDQIKPDMPVVCSEDGQFATVDHMEGTNSIKLKKDEAGQHHYFPLSWVTSTEHGKVKVDRPGDKAMQDWSTVSPIL from the coding sequence ATGATTAATCCCGACCAGATCAAACCCGATATGCCCGTTGTCTGCTCAGAAGATGGCCAGTTTGCCACCGTCGATCATATGGAAGGCACTAACTCAATCAAACTGAAAAAAGATGAAGCCGGTCAGCATCACTACTTCCCACTGTCTTGGGTAACCTCAACCGAGCATGGCAAGGTTAAGGTGGATCGTCCAGGTGATAAGGCCATGCAAGACTGGTCGACTGTTTCACCAATACTTTAA
- a CDS encoding CPXCG motif-containing cysteine-rich protein: MKFIFIFLIILELSLRRSSHSLILKTGVPTKDEIMQNLPTANIQCPYCWETIEVLVDCSVERQEYIEDCSVCCRPITIIVESSDGDVVNIESRTEDE, from the coding sequence ATGAAATTCATCTTCATATTTTTGATTATTTTGGAGTTGAGTCTACGTCGCTCATCGCATTCGTTAATTCTTAAAACCGGTGTACCAACGAAGGATGAAATCATGCAAAACCTACCAACCGCAAACATTCAGTGCCCGTACTGTTGGGAAACGATCGAAGTATTAGTAGACTGTTCGGTAGAGCGTCAGGAGTATATTGAGGACTGTAGTGTGTGCTGTAGACCTATCACGATCATCGTTGAATCCTCGGATGGTGACGTGGTGAACATTGAAAGCCGCACCGAAGATGAGTAA
- a CDS encoding flavin reductase family protein — MKTMPIGKAFTLIEPGPVVFITTNDGEKHNVMTISWTMVMDFSPRLAITTGSWNYSYNTLRNSRECAIAIPTVDLIDQVVGVGTCSGADTNKFEKFGLTPLKGKHVGAPLIKECLANIECRVVDIVEKHNIVVLDGIEAYFDDSRKERRTIHAIGDGTFVMDGDRLDRREMMRSKLHDGV, encoded by the coding sequence ATGAAGACGATGCCCATTGGCAAAGCATTCACACTGATAGAACCAGGCCCAGTTGTCTTCATCACCACAAATGATGGAGAGAAGCATAACGTAATGACTATTTCCTGGACCATGGTAATGGATTTTTCGCCCAGATTAGCCATAACTACGGGTTCCTGGAACTATTCCTATAATACGCTTCGAAACTCAAGAGAATGCGCCATTGCTATTCCTACGGTGGATCTTATTGATCAGGTCGTCGGAGTGGGGACATGTTCTGGCGCCGATACGAATAAATTTGAAAAATTCGGTTTGACCCCGCTCAAGGGAAAGCATGTTGGGGCGCCTCTGATTAAGGAATGTCTGGCAAATATCGAATGTAGGGTTGTCGATATTGTCGAAAAGCATAACATCGTTGTCCTTGACGGTATTGAAGCCTACTTTGATGATTCACGAAAAGAGAGGCGGACCATTCACGCAATCGGTGATGGCACCTTCGTTATGGATGGGGACAGATTGGACCGTAGGGAAATGATGCGATCGAAGCTTCACGATGGCGTCTAA
- a CDS encoding pyridoxamine 5'-phosphate oxidase family protein, which translates to MGKRFNELSAKHIHFINEQKLFFVGTATADSRVNISPKGMDSLRVLSTNRVAWLNTTGSGNETSAHVQQAPRMTIMFCAFDGAPLILRLYGTAKVVHQYDPEWDDLFARFKPLPGARQIFDVNVDLVQTSCGMAVPYFSYTGERELLSDWAEKLGEHGLRDYWTKNNQVSIDGIATHILEKSD; encoded by the coding sequence ATGGGCAAGCGCTTTAACGAACTATCCGCCAAACATATCCACTTTATCAACGAGCAGAAACTATTTTTCGTCGGGACAGCGACCGCCGACAGTCGCGTGAATATTTCGCCCAAGGGCATGGACTCGCTACGGGTGTTGAGCACCAATCGCGTTGCTTGGCTGAACACTACGGGTAGCGGTAACGAAACCTCGGCTCATGTACAGCAAGCACCGCGAATGACCATCATGTTTTGTGCGTTTGATGGTGCCCCGTTGATTCTGCGGCTTTACGGCACCGCGAAGGTTGTTCATCAGTACGACCCGGAGTGGGATGATCTTTTTGCCCGGTTTAAACCGCTACCCGGTGCCCGGCAGATTTTCGACGTCAATGTCGATTTGGTGCAAACCTCTTGCGGTATGGCAGTTCCCTACTTTTCATATACCGGTGAGCGGGAATTACTCTCGGACTGGGCGGAGAAGCTGGGCGAACACGGGTTACGGGACTATTGGACGAAAAACAACCAAGTCAGTATCGACGGTATAGCCACCCACATCCTGGAAAAAAGCGACTAA